In the Anastrepha obliqua isolate idAnaObli1 chromosome 1, idAnaObli1_1.0, whole genome shotgun sequence genome, one interval contains:
- the LOC129253200 gene encoding putative fatty acyl-CoA reductase CG5065, with amino-acid sequence MCDTEDFYKDAVIFVTGATGFVGKTLLEKLLWSFPQIARIYMLIREKSGQTITQRCQDFVQHKIFQRLRTHFPERLEKLVYLKGDIECDDFGLSPGDRDQLCAHAEIIFHSAATVRFNERLKVAARVNAVGTWRLLELCKEMSQLKSFVYVSTAYCNPGRKFVDELIYPTLPPVNWKMFVDCTNKIPDAYFNSLANYIKGPHPNTYTFTKSIAEQIVNEYKHCIPIVIVRPSIVTAAHREPYPGWIDNIQGITGIMMEIGKGTISSILGDKDIICDIIPVDFVVNSLILMAQKATLGRVYIANATSGVTNPITWARLGCLTLKWSRIYPTTRIMMYPNFKYRKSFLLHEIAVILLHYMPALLMDLVTLLRQKRKFVLPIAKKFRQACLAGAEREEFRIQSKRDGDWER; translated from the exons ATGTGCGACACAGAGGATTTCTACAAGGATGCAGTGATTTTCGTAACAG GCGCTACTGGCTTTGTGGGCAAAACATTGCTGGAGAAGCTGCTTTGGAGCTTTCCCCAAATCGCACGTATTTATATGCTAATACGTGAAAAGAGCGGCCAAACGATTACACAGCGTTGTCAGGATTTTGTGcagcataaaatatttcagCGCTTGCGTACGCACTTTCCGGAGCGGCTGGAAAAACTTGTATATCTCAAGGGTGACATTGAGTGCGACGATTTCG gCTTAAGTCCCGGTGATCGCGATCAGCTTTGCGCACATGCGGAGATAATTTTCCACAGCGCTGCTACAGTTCGCTTCAATGAGCGCTTGAAAGTGGCCGCACGCGTTAACGCCGTCGGCACCTGGCGTCTTTTGGAGCTGTGCAAGGAAATGTCACAGCTGAAG AGCTTCGTTTATGTTTCGACGGCGTATTGTAATCCGGGTCGAAAATTTGTCGATGAGTTGATTTATCCCACTCTGCCGCCTGTCAACTGGAAAATGTTTGTTGATTGCACCAATAAAATACCGGACGCCTACTTTAATAGTTTGGCAAATTATATTAAG GGTCCCCATCCGAACACCTACACCTTTACAAAATCGATAGCAGAGCAAATTGTGAATGAGTATAAACACTGCATACCAATTGTTATCGTACGACCCTCCATTGTGACGGCGGCACACCGTGAGCCTTATCCCGGTTGGATCGACAATATACAAGGCATCACAGGCATAATGATGGAGATCGGAAAAGGAACAATCAGCAGCATACTAGGCGACAAAGATATCATATGCGATATAATACCAGTGGACTTTGTCGTCAACTCTCTAATACTGATGGCACAAAAGGCAACGTTAGGAAG AGTTTACATCGCCAATGCAACATCGGGTGTCACTAATCCCATTACTTGGGCGCGTCTTGGTTGTCTGACGCTCAAATGGTCACGCATCTATCCGACCACACGCATAATGATGTATCCAAATTTTAAGTATCGAAAAAGTTTCTTACTACACGAAATAGCCGTTATTTTATTGCACTACATGCCAGCTTTATTAATGGATCTGGTGACATTGTTAAGGCAGAAGCGAAAATTTGTCTTGCCCATTGCGAAGAAATTTCGGCAAGCTTGTCTAGCAGGTGCGGAAAGAGAAGAGTTTAGAATACAGAGCAAGAGAGATGGCGACTGGGAGCGATAG
- the LOC129253198 gene encoding uncharacterized protein LOC129253198, which produces MKQAEMANETGWQSCLWATYSRPNTLVTIGMEALALLHDHTIHFTDLKSGKKLYYTIDSPTVGLGARNLAGHFSLPMFAYSETIIRPNIHIVRYPDMHKLFVFQSKNVVSYLDLLFSNHDLLIALSGFPDYSFRIWNCRTGQLLVEVKTGIKCAHYTLKCSSRNWPMIMQYSKFEKEIIFWEIHYTAEATRLHEISRVQIPKAHSLSTQFSMCFLDDVMYVVNDYGVVFSVEVAQFYLLRQWGTTFTYQGLPKAYSLYSHKHGLMIVDQNSVTFISRKRNIWTVEWVMEKLNIPLGKIVSNFTGEIYVADHVGSLYQLQVDRFAGTLNELSVGNYTVQDFSTLRGLKEENLLVLTRDYKVFAVDISNNTNYSELVIPKGCCIATHNSMPYAAVGTEEGQLYFLSFEKIRAPAVMHIMEADKHRISGIRLMNQTGLILNMHNSYKELLVDFKAERFILLIPLLSRPDIQVLNFYLIETDFALSFLSDDVGNNSLIPYADEMWVSSWLNAENVVKRRIFKLPKKYRCITLLQVTNRDNVEFVALPLDSLDLDLYVVKNAENVFLMRTLHTFHMGYIFGVTGARHIITYGISTLMIHFRLHKRSTKPYAICRKLYGSYSQRIIRRVEEIYSTKYLVVLLDSGCLKVSRLHTLADNLRENTEVLDKPIELELDRVNVTPCMASIEKKPVSPRSLELRAAIDKRIVELENEVRALIDYDISVTGKTQGIYRKFCLNYNWLTKLNVEARKVCEIERQSLEESILDKSRIRDWILNLITADTAKISIKIHAIFAENLFENYSLSKTVKELAEFFDLYRFQDIEADEEEEDIEENVPQKEPGRGEVVVGVDDEDENPPEEVAVVKKKRKLYQIVGNVYEHIMAEDFQLQDINLVTANQMYNEDIKFKMLLEGPLREEFNKIFDEVQQYKQEIMSNILDTNASLNHIYEDMNIMLQLLGLKTFIAEKLSVPALMNDEVLERIMTVDDSEIKAINRRAKKAVVSDQKHGRMLLWSLDFWIRALNTMMDGVLEKLWEEEIKKTPPEPEFFSKRQPHEYTLEDQKLLRIYEETLRLLKEDRQKYLRILNVNERKTIDLKNNYIYKFNERCAQMAVLKLKYDLALEHFRVRLLGLKVTFYERVNLRKSMEELKNDTDKATEYINRYVKLIDFSDKSIADIKQDMEYLNSRDKTLERQFKGNFLSNIPTFMHELNKLFRRRPKMLQRSFQSALVCHEVAARLVHKSRSNFPLPIEVEEYFHNLLTLDDPQNAPHQLDSKYWDQFVRLRRQKIENELKIKGNGFNLADSQEKLNNYITELNSLRFVKQQMITETDRLSGQYVNILQNQNLELVLPLGQVETQIGGSLKNLQTCILMNIDDINDVNNNIKKAGAKKLRTMQRLAIYRRQVLYKEWEHKMYRANIDYLKYMLEVIEKCKVTAEFLQLLRNWKKVREERGKLMRIGGIEQLIEQRVAAYRKNLEVIIEKIAECKDQIYEVKRKSQATNRAIDEVKVDVAMFTANRDTLLEEKLQRERNERMEKIKRYSFLINEVRQDYAHILELKTILELQRLRTFPTLGPPPEECGNPLS; this is translated from the exons ATGAAACAAGCCGAAATGGCCAATGAAACGGGATGGCAGTCTTG CTTATGGGCCACTTATAGCCGACCGAATACGCTAGTCACTATTGGCATGGAGGCGTTAGCTTTGCTACATGATCATACTATACATTTTACGGATTTAAAGAGCGGCAAGAAACTGTATTACACCATTGACAGTCCCACTGTTGGACTGGGAGCACGAAATCTCGCTGGGCACTTTTCGCTGCCAATGTTTGCCTATTCAGAGACAATAATCCGACCAAATATACACATTGTTCGCTACCCGGATATGCATAAGCTATTTGTATTTCAGA GTAAAAATGTCGTTAGCTATTTGGATTTACTGTTCTCAAACCATGACCTACTTATCGCCCTAAGTGGCTTCCCTGACTACTCTTTTCGCATATGGAATTGTCGTACGGGCCAGCTTTTAGTCGAAGTCAAAACTGGCATCAAATGCGCACACTACACATTAAAATGCTCCAGCCGCAATTGGCCTATGATAATGCAATACTCGAAGTTCGAGAAAGAAATCATTTTTTGGGAAATACACTACACAGCGGAGGCAACGAGGCTACATGAAATTTCACGTGTACAAATACCGAAGGCCCATTCGTTGAGCACACAATTCTCCATGTGTTTCCTGGACGATGTGATGTATGTGGTGAATGATTACGGTGTGGTTTTCAGT GTTGAGGTTGCTCAGTTCTATTTGCTACGCCAATGGGGCACCACTTTCACTTATCAAGGCTTACCAAAGGCATATAGTTTATACTCGCACAAACATGGCCTCATGATTGTCGATCAGAATTCCGTTACGTTCATATCTCGCAAGCGTAATATCTGGACGGTAGAATGGGTGATGGAAAAACTAAACATACCCCTTGGAAAGATAGTTTCGAATTTCACTGGAGAGATCTACGTTGCCGATCATGTGGGTTCACTGTATCAATTGCAAGTAGACCGATTCGCCGGCACGCTGAACGAGCTCTCTGTGGGTAATTACACTGTGCAAGACTTTAGCACTTTGAGAGGTTTGAAGGAGGAGAACCTACTTGTACTCACACGCGATTATAAGGTGTTTGCTGTAGATATTAGCAACAATACCAATTACTCAGAGTTGGTTATACCGAAGGGCTGCTGCATTGCCACACACAATTCTATGCCATATGCCGCTGTCGGCACCGAAGAAGGGCAATTGTACTTTTTATCTTTCGAGAAGATACGCGCTCCTGCCGTTATGCACATAATGGAGGCGGATAAGCATCGCATCTCTGGCATACGCTTGATGAATCAGACTGGTCTAATCTTGAATATGCACAACTCTTACAAAGAGCTCTTggtggatttcaaggctgaacgTTTTATATTACTGATACCATTGCTGAGCCGTCCTGACATACAGGTGCTCAATTTTTACTTGATCGAAACAGATTTTGCCTTATCATTTTTAAGCGACGATGTTGGCAACAATTCCCTCATTCCGTATGCGGACGAAATGTGGGTCTCTTCGTGGCTTAATGCTGAGAACGTGGTGAAGCGTCGCATATTCAAGCTGCCGAAGAAATATCGCTGTATTACTCTCTTACAAGTGACAAACAGGGATAACGTGGAATTTGTCGCTTTGCCATTAGACAGTCTCGATTTGGATTTATATGTTGTAAAGAATGCGGAAAATGTTTTCCTAATGCGTACCCTGCATACATTCCATATGGGCTATATTTTTGGAGTAACGGGCGCTCGCCACATTATCACCTATGGCATTAGTACGCTGATGATTCATTTTCGCCTTCATAAGCGCTCCACAAAACCATATGCAATATGTCGGAAATTGTACGGAAGCTATTCGCAACGAATAATACGACGCGTGGAGGAGATCTACAGTACCAA ATATTTGGTAGTTTTACTCGATTCTGGTTGTCTAAAGGTATCTCGCCTTCACACACTTGCTGATAATCTACGCGAGAACACTGAAGTACTTGATAAACCAATTGAGCTGGAGTTAGATCGAGTGAATGTTACACCTTGCATGGCTTCAATTGAGAAGAAACCGGTTTCGCCACGGAGTCTTGAGCTGCGTGCTGCCATCGATAAACGGATTGTTGAATTGGAGAACGAAGTGCGTGCTCTCATCGATTACGATATCTCGGTGACAGgcaaaacacaaggtatatatcGCAAATTCTGCCTCAACTATAATTGGTTGACTAAATTGAATGTGGAGGCGCGTAAGGTGTGTGAAATCGAACGACAGTCTTTGGAGGAGAGTATTTTGGACAAAAGTCGTATACGTGATTGGATACTGAATTTAATTACTGCCGATACAGCAAAGATAAGCATCAAGATTCATGCCATATTTGCTGAGAATTTATTCGAGAATTATTCGCTAAGCAAAACTGTGAAAGAATTGGCTGAGTTTTTCGACTTGTATCGCTTTCAAGATATTGAAGCAGACGAAGAGGAGGAAGACATAGAAGAGAATGTTCCGCAGAAAGAACCTGGTAGGGGTGAAGTAGTAGTTGGCGTTGATGACGAAGACGAGAACCCCCCTGAAGAGGTTGCTGTAGTGAAGAAAAAGCGTAAACTGTATCAAATTGTGGGTAATGTGTATGAACATATAATGGCAGAGGATTTCCAACTGCAGGACATAAACCTTGTTACGGCAAATCAAATGTACAACGAGGATATAAAATTTAAG ATGCTTTTGGAGGGACCTTTGCGTGAAgagttcaataaaatatttgatgagGTACAGCAATACAAGCAAGAAATTATGAGTAATATACTAGACACAAATGCATCCCTGAATCACATCTATGAAGACATGAATATTATGCTGCAACTGTTGGGTTTGAAAACTTTCATAGCTGAAAAGCTTTCGGTGCCAGCCTTAATGAACGACGAAGTGCTGGAGCGTATAATGACG GTTGACGACTCTGAGATCAAGGCAATTAACCGACGTGCCAAGAAGGCAGTTGTTAGTGATCAAAAACATGGACGTATGCTGCTGTGGTCCCTGGACTTTTGGATACGTGCGCTAAATACTATGATGGACGGTGTGCTGGAGAAGTTGTGGGAGGAGGAGATCAAAAAGACGCCACCCGaaccagaatttttttctaagcgGCAACCACACGAATACACTTTAGAGGATCAAAAGCTTTTGCGTATATATGAAGAAACTTTGCGTCTCTTGAAGGAAGATCGTCAAAAATACCTAcgtattttgaatgtaaatgagCGTAAAACAATCgacttgaaaaataattatatctaTAAGTTCAATGAACGTTGCGCCCAAATGGCAGTGCTAAAACTGAAATATGATTTGGCTTTGGAACATTTTCGTGTGCGCTTACTGGGATTGAAAGTGACTTTCTATGAGCGGGTAAACTTACGAAAATCAATGGAAGAATTGAA AAATGACACCGACAAGGCCACTGAATATATTAATCGGTATGTGAAGTTAATTGATTTTTCCGACAAATCCATTGCGGACATTAAACAGGATATGGAATATTTGAATTCTCGTGATAAAACGCTTGAACGTCAATTTAAGGGCAATTTTCTGAGCAATATTCCGACTTTCATGCACGAACTGAACAAACTCTTTAGACGGCGCCCAAAAATGTTGCAGCGTTCATTCCAATCGGCACTGGTGTGTCACGAGGTCGCCGCTCGTTTGGTGCATAAGAGTCGCTCCAATTTTCCATTACCCATCGAGGTGGAGgaatattttcacaatttgctAACCTTAGACGATCCACAGAATGCGCCGCATCAGTTGGACTCAAAATATTGGGATCAATTTGTGCGTTTGCGACgacagaaaattgaaaatgagcTTAAAATCAAGGGTAATGGTTTTAATTTGGCCGATTCTcaagaaaaattgaataattacaTAACCGAATTGAATAGTTTGAGATTTGTCAAACAGCAAATGATAACCGAAACGGATCGTTTGTCCGGGCAGTAT GTTAACATCTTGCAAAATCAAAACTTGGAACTTGTTTTGCCCTTGGGTCAAGTTGAAACCCAAATCGGCGGATCGTTGAAGAATTTGCAAACCTGCATTCTAATGAATATTGACGACATAAATGATgtgaataataatattaag AAAGCAGGTGCCAAGAAGCTACGTACCATGCAACGTTTAGCTATCTATCGACGCCAAGTGCTTTACAAGGAGTGGGAACACAAGATGTATCGAGCCAATATCGATTATCTCAAGTATATGTTGGAGGTAATAGAGAAGTGTAAG GTTACAGCAGAATTTCTGCAATTGTTACGTAACTGGAAGAAAGTCAGGGAGGAGCGCGGCAAGCTGATGCGAATTGGCGGTATAGAGCAACTGATTGAGCAGCGCGTGGCGGCATATCGCAAGAATTTGGAGGTCAT TATTGAGAAAATTGCCGAATGTAAAGATCAAATTTATGAAGTTAAACGCAAAAGCCAGGCTACAAATCGGGCAATCGACGAGGTGAAAGTAGATGTGGCTATGTTCACTGCTAATCGCGATACTCTCTTGGAGGAGAAATTGCAGAGGGAGCGCAATGAAAG AATGGAAAAGATAAAACGTTACAGTTTCCTCATCAACGAGGTGCGCCAGGACTACGCCCACATACTCGAGTTGAAGACGATTTTAGAACTACAACGTTTACGCACATTTCCAACACTGGGACCACCACCTGAAGAGTGTGGAAATCCATTGTCTTGA
- the LOC129235467 gene encoding uncharacterized protein LOC129235467: protein MKPKKGAFVNSSSGYGKSRNSYRNNAGKQEETDAKLEEKLKADKAKELHAEHDLNSGFGDYLRSPEAVEIMKLFVFANTIMLIVTMAWPNLKEHYYMLREWLETWQVAQ from the exons ATGAAGCCCAAGAAAGGCGCATTTGTCAACTCCTCGTCGGGTTATGGCAAATCGAGGAACAGCTATCGCAATAATGCGGGCAAGCAGGAGGAGACCGACGCCAAGTTGGAGGAGAAGTTGAAGGCAGATAAGGCCAAAGAGTTGCACGCGGAGCACGATTTGAACTCCGGTTTTGGTGATTACTTGCGTTCACCGGAAG CTGTGGAGATAATGAAGCTATTTGTTTTTGCCAATACCATCATGCTAATTGTTACAATGGCTTGGCCGAATTTGAAAGAGCACTACTACATGTTGAGGGAATGGTTGGAGACTTGGCAAGTGGCGCAGTAA
- the LOC129235466 gene encoding uncharacterized protein LOC129235466, whose amino-acid sequence MVGSFMQGVLLMGIIYWYTRGMLSLINDYYRTEIQRKMQINEPLNESSDFISVDQIVEHRLGMSEEQQEQTIERTPPPMMELKDPGGDERLERKSKDRVRNLLAREGVCLREKRLEELHRIVKRPKNICLISENMLAAAK is encoded by the coding sequence ATGGTCGGCTCCTTCATGCAAGGAGTGCTGCTCATGGGCATCATCTATTGGTACACCAGGGGGATGCTCTCATTAATCAACGACTACTATCGCACGGAAATTCAGCGTAAAATGCAAATCAACGAACCGTTGAATGAATCGAGCGATTTTATTAGCGTCGATCAGATTGTCGAACATCGTTTGGGAATGAGCGAGGAGCAGCAAGAGCAAACAATTGAGCGTACGCCACCACCAATGATGGAATTAAAAGATCCTGGCGGAGATGAAAGGCTAGAGAGAAAATCGAAAGACCGCGTGAGAAATTTATTAGCGCGTGAGGGTGTGTGCCTGCGCGAAAAGCGCTTAGAAGAATTGCATAGAATAGTTAAACggccaaaaaatatttgtttgataaGTGAGAATATGTTAGCGGCGGCGAAATGA